Genomic window (candidate division TA06 bacterium B3_TA06):
GTCGTGGAGCAGCTGGTAAGGTTCCGGTATTTGGTATGCTGGAACGTGCAGGCAAGGTCGTGGTTGAGGTAGTGCCTGACGTTAAGGAGAAGACATTAATGGGTCTTATTACCAAGACTATAGAACCGGGCAGTTTGACCTACAGCGATGGTTTCAGCAGTCACAGTTCACTGATCGTCAACGGCTATAAGCACGTCCGTATTGACCACGATAAAGAGTTCACCAACGGTAAGGCACACATCAACAGCATAGAAAGTTTCTGGGCTTATGCCAAGGAAAGACTGGCCAAATATCATGGTATTTCGCCTCTAAAACTGTATCTTTACTTGAAGGAGTTGGAATTCAGGTTCAATAACAGGCAAGCTGTTGATTTATTTGAACTTATCAACTCGCAGCTTGTCAAATTGCTCCGCTGTTATGGATAATTCCCAATACTTTTAGCTTTTCATTCACAGGTCCTCCTTTAGGATAAGAATTCGATATACTGCCTCATCCAATCT
Coding sequences:
- a CDS encoding DDE transposase, with protein sequence RGAAGKVPVFGMLERAGKVVVEVVPDVKEKTLMGLITKTIEPGSLTYSDGFSSHSSLIVNGYKHVRIDHDKEFTNGKAHINSIESFWAYAKERLAKYHGISPLKLYLYLKELEFRFNNRQAVDLFELINSQLVKLLRCYG